Within Dictyostelium discoideum AX4 chromosome 4 chromosome, whole genome shotgun sequence, the genomic segment tattattaccagaGCAAAACATACAGAACCTACTATTATACCAGCTAGTTGAGCTTTAGTTAATTTGGAATCGTTAATGGTAGtacaaattgaattatcactTGAGGATGCAGATTTACTATCAATCAAAACAGAAAAATCAGGATCTATGATTATTGAATTTGCATAATTTGGTAAAATGATACCAATGAATGATTGAGATGATGACGAACTTGAAATTGAGTTGATTGATGAATCTAATagttcatttgattttgtttttactAGAAAGTCAACTATTgctcttttaataaatctaccATATAAAGAATGATCatcaactttaatttttaaataatttgatataTCATAGAATTCATCAGTTTTTTCACCAAATTGTTTATCTGAACAAATATCATCAGTCTTTGAAGAAGAAAGTGATGCAGGCATAATCAATTGTAatccatttaatttatttttaaatttatattgggacaattcaattgtttattttatagtTGATGGATTCattgttaaattttgatttgcaaatataatattactcttttctttatttataaattatttagacgatcctttaattaataaaattcaacTTGATTGTTCATTTGTTGATGATTCGTTTGAAAAAATGAATCAGTCTGACTAAATCCTGATGAAAATCCTTGACTATCATAAAGTTTAATAAAAGTGATTACATAATTTTGAGAAGCGCaaacatttgaaatattaactACAATTTCATATTGACCTAAAaattcatcaccaccaattcTTGAAAGAGTTGttaattgatatttataaattgatcCATCCAATTCACCCCTAACTATAATTTCACCACCTTTAAATCCATTAATCTGATCTTCAATCTCTAATAACCATTTTACATAATTTGGATTAATTGAActacttttaataatttttttaaatattggcccatataaatcaaattctaaaattaaaaattttaatttttatatattagtGTTTtactttatatatattaattaattttttttaatacttaCTTGAAGAAGTtacatttaattgataagaatcagataaataataactataacTTGAATATAAACCCATAACAAAAGCATATGATAATTGTccacttttaaaatttgcaGGAATAGTAAATTCTACTTGAaacattttaattgttgaattccATATCGCATAGTTGGTTTTATCTACATTTTGATCATTAAATATAGCAATTGAGGCATTTGGATCGGTATGATTTAAATGCATTATATTGTCCACTGAT encodes:
- a CDS encoding hypothetical protein (Similar to Dictyostelium discoideum (Slime mold). hypothetical 127.0 kDa protein), yielding MPASLSSSKTDDICSDKQFGEKTDEFYDISNYLKIKVDDHSLYGRFIKRAIVDFLVKTKSNELLDSSINSISSSSSSQSFIGIILPNYANSIIIDPDFSVLIDSKSASSSDNSICTTINDSKLTKAQLAGIIVGSVCFALVIIISIIYLIKKEESKNLLKENEFKIKTCKLI